A single Rattus norvegicus strain BN/NHsdMcwi chromosome 5, GRCr8, whole genome shotgun sequence DNA region contains:
- the Aldh1b1 gene encoding aldehyde dehydrogenase X, mitochondrial precursor (The RefSeq protein has 1 substitution compared to this genomic sequence) — MLNARFLVPRLLCLQGRTTSYSTAAALPNPIPNPEIRYNQLFINNEWHDAVSKKTFPTVNPTTGEVIGHVAEGDRADVDLAVRAAREAFRLGSPWRRMDASERGRLLNRLADLVERDRVYLASLETLDNGKPFQESYVLDLDEVIKVYRYLAGWADKWHGKTIPMDGEHFCFTRHEPVGVCGQIIPWNFPLVMQGWKLAPALATGNTVVMKVAEQTPLSALYLASLIKEAGFPPGVVNIITGYGPTAGAAIAQHMDVDKVAFTGSTEVGHLIQKAAGDSNLKRVTLELGGKSPSIVLADADMDHAVDQCHEALFFNMGQCCCAGSRTFVEESIYHEFLERTVEKAKKRKVGNPFELDTQQGPQVDKEQFEKILGYIRLGQKEGAKLLCGGERFGERGFFIKPTVFGNVQDDMRIAREEIFGPVQPLFKFKKIEEVIQRANNTRYGLAAAVFTRDLDKALYFSQALQAGTVWVNTYNIVTCHTPFGGFKESGNGRELGEDGLKAYTEVKTVTIKVSEKNS; from the coding sequence ATGCTGAACGCCCGATTCTTGGTGCCCCGGCTCCTCTGCCTCCAGGGCAGGACCACCTCATATTCTACAGCGGCTGCTCTCCCAAACCCAATCCCAAACCCAGAGATTCGCTACAACCAGCTGTTCATCAACAACGAGTGGCATGATGCGGTCAGCAAAAAGACCTTCCCCACGGTGAACCCCACGACAGGCGAGGTCATTGGGCATGTGGCTGAAGGTGACCGGGCAGATGTGGATCTGGCTGTGAGAGCAGCCCGAGAAGCCTTCCGCCTGGGGTCCCCGTGGCGCAGGATGGATGCCTCAGAGCGGGGCCGGCTGCTGAACCGCCTAGCTGATCTCGTGGAACGGGATCGAGTGTACTTGGCCTCACTGGAGACCCTGGATAATGGGAAACCTTTTCAGGAGTCTTATGTCTTGGACCTGGATGAAGTCATCAAGGTATACCGTTACTTTGCTGGCTGGGCTGACAAATGGCATGGTAAGACCATCCCAATGGACGGCGAACATTTCTGCTTCACCCGCCATGAGCCAGTGGGTGTCTGTGGCCAGATAATCCCTTGGAACTTCCCATTGGTCATGCAGGGTTGGAAGCTGGCCCCAGCACTCGCCACAGGCAACACCGTGGTCATGAAGGTGGCAGAGCAAACCCCACTTTCTGCTCTGTACTTGGCCTCCCTCATCAAGGAAGCGGGGTTTCCCCCAGGAGTGGTGAATATCATCACCGGCTACGGCCCCACTGCAGGAGCAGCCATTGCCCAGCACATGGATGTGGATAAAGTCGCCTTCACCGGCTCTACCGAGGTGGGCCACCTGATTCAGAAGGCCGCCGGTGATTCCAACCTCAAGAGAGTCACCCTGGAGCTGGGTGGGAAAAGCCCCAGCATCGTGCTGGCAGACGCTGACATGGATCACGCCGTAGACCAGTGTCACGAAGCCCTCTTTTTCAACATGGGTCAGTGCTGCTGTGCAGGATCCCGGACATTCGTGGAAGAGTCCATCTATCATGAGTTTCTCGAGAGAACTGTGGAGAAGGCCAAGAAGAGGAAAGTGGGGAACCCCTTTGAGTTGGACACTCAACAGGGACCTCAGGTGGACAAGGAGCAATTTGAAAAGATCCTGGGCTACATCCGGCTTGGACAGAAGGAAGGGGCAAAGCTTCTCTGTGGTGGGGAGCGTTTCGGGGAACGCGGCTTCTTCATCAAGCCCACAGTCTTTGGGAATGTTCAGGATGACATGAGGATCGCCAGGGAGGAGATCTTTGGGCCTGTGCAGCCTCTGTTCAAGTTCAAGAAGATCGAGGAAGTAATCCAGAGAGCCAACAATACCAGGTACGGCTTGGCTGCGGCTGTATTCACCCGAGACCTGGACAAGGCCTTATACTTTTCCCAGGCCCTGCAAGCCGGGACCGTGTGGGTGAACACCTACAATATCGTCACCTGCCACACGCCATTCGGAGGCTTTAAGGAATCCGGCAATGGCAGAGAGCTGGGGGAAGATGGGCTTAAAGCCTACACGGAGGTGAAGACTGTCACCATCAAGGTTTCTGAGAAGAATTCCTGA